The stretch of DNA GACCGCCATGCGAAGCGGATCTTCGGCATGGGCAATTGCCGTGTTCAGCAGCACGCCATCAACTCCCAGCTCCATCGCCACGGCCACGTCACTGGCGGCGCCAACGCCGGCGTCGACAATCACCGGAAAGTCGGGATCACCATCCTTCAGGTATTCCAGACAAATCCGGATGTTGTTCGGGTTGAGGATCCCCTGCCCTGACCCGATTGGACTGCCGGCTGGCATCACAGCCGCGGCGCCCAGGTCTTTCAATCGCCGGGCGATAACCGGATCGTCGGTCGTGTAACAGAGGACTTGAAAGCCATCTTTGACCAGCTCTTCGCAAGCGATCAGCGTTTCGACCGGATGCGGCAGCAGCGTCTTGGTATCGGCCAGGCATTCCAGCTTTACCCAGTCGGCGCCGGGGTTCTCGAGCCCTTCCAGGATCTCGCGTCCCAGTCGTGCCGTGCGAACCGCATCGCGTGCGTTGTAGCAGCCGGCCGTGTTGGGGAGCAGCGTGTAGCGGTCGAGATCGATGTAGTCGAGGATGTTGCGGCCATGCGGATCGTACAAGCGTTCGCGGCGAACGGCGACGGTCAGGCAGTCAGAGCCAGAGAGCTCCAGCGCCTGCTGCATTACCTCAAACGTTTCGTACTTGCCGGTCCCGACGATCAAACGAGACTTCAAGACGTGCGTGCCGATCTTGAGCGGCTGATCGAACTGCGGCGTAGTGACGACGCTCATTAACCCCCTCCTACCAGCGTGACGATTTCGACCTCGTCCCCTTCGGTCAGCCGGATCTCGGCGTGACGTTTGCGGGGAGCGAGCTGCTGATTCAATTCGACCGCAACAAACTTGGGGTTCATCCCGAGCTGGGCGATCAGGTCGGCCACAGTCGCCTCGGGGGGCGCTTCATGGTCGGCGGCGTTTACGCGAATCTTCATGTCGTACTTACAAAGCGGAAATCAGGGGGGATCGATCGTTTATTGTACGGGGGAGGGGAAAAGATCGACAACCACCGCCTGAGGATGCGGCCAGCGCATGAAAAACCCCGCGAAAAGGACGCGGGGCTTCGGTTTTTTGGAATCTTGCGAAGCCAGTTTACGGTTCGCGGATCATCGCGTTGCGGGCCGAGCCCCGGGTGATCGGAATCAAGGCGCCACTCTGCGGGGCGCCGCGCGAAGCCTGATTTTCCTGCCACGGAATGCCGTAGCCGACAAAGTTGCCGCTGGTCGAGTCGATCACGTACACGACCGAGTTGGCGGGGCGAGCGTTGACGGTCCGGCCTCCCTGGAACATCGCCTTGCCGACCAGCAGCAT from Blastopirellula retiformator encodes:
- a CDS encoding thiazole synthase, with the translated sequence MSVVTTPQFDQPLKIGTHVLKSRLIVGTGKYETFEVMQQALELSGSDCLTVAVRRERLYDPHGRNILDYIDLDRYTLLPNTAGCYNARDAVRTARLGREILEGLENPGADWVKLECLADTKTLLPHPVETLIACEELVKDGFQVLCYTTDDPVIARRLKDLGAAAVMPAGSPIGSGQGILNPNNIRICLEYLKDGDPDFPVIVDAGVGAASDVAVAMELGVDGVLLNTAIAHAEDPLRMAVAMKCGIEAGRMSHLAGRIPKRLYASASSPEEGVIGQKPAPRWEAAHD
- the thiS gene encoding sulfur carrier protein ThiS — encoded protein: MKIRVNAADHEAPPEATVADLIAQLGMNPKFVAVELNQQLAPRKRHAEIRLTEGDEVEIVTLVGGG